Genomic window (Nitrospirota bacterium):
AAAATAACAGTCTTATTATAAAAAATGGTGATTGAAGTTCCCCTGCTTCAACGGACACAAAGTTTAGTTAGGCTGCTATATCCTCCAGTTCAAATGATACCGGAGATTTATATCCCAGAGCTGAATGCCTTCTAATTCGATTATAGAACATTTCAATATATTCGAATATAC
Coding sequences:
- a CDS encoding IS3 family transposase — protein: IFEYIEMFYNRIRRHSALGYKSPVSFELEDIAA